In Humulus lupulus chromosome 6, drHumLupu1.1, whole genome shotgun sequence, a single genomic region encodes these proteins:
- the LOC133784801 gene encoding uncharacterized protein LOC133784801 encodes MKRNFKSIQNSSTSIGNNDKITKSSYADVNINLEDLESDPGLRTPIMDHPLKIRDQVRRVYMQKGPCQSHLKPFPSTKVGTQSRAFNGAWYKEFQNWLEYSVSKDGAFCLYCYLFKSNCGGQSGGDSFVGQGFRNFKNGKARLYTHVGGPSSVHNQARKMCEALMNEKQHIQTFFEKQSKQARSEYRSRLEAVVDCIRFLLRQGLAFRGDDESGDSSNQGNFLEILKFLADHNEDIKAVTLTNAPENLKLTSPDIQKDIVRAAAFETLDIIIKEIGDALFSILVDESRDISTKEQMAVVLRYVDKDGRVIERFVGIEHVANTTAVSLKGAIDKLFSRYGLSISKLRGQGYDGASNMQGEFSGLKTLILNENPSAFYVHCFAHQLQLALVAVAKKHILVAYLFSVVTMVINVVGCSSKRCDILREKQDAIISEALKCGEISSGRGLNQETHLKRPSDTRWGSHYATLVSLINLFSPITNVLQIIVDDGRANSEQRFEASNLLSLMLTFDFIFSLHLMKALLGITNELPKALQRKDQDIANAMKLVEICKKRLQAMRDNEWDSFLNQVSTFCAKYNVDVPDMDDTFVAQGRSRRKTQEMTNLHHYRVEFFFVVIDIQLQELNERFNEVNTELLLCLASLCPGDSFVAFDKKNLVRFAEYYPKDFSTFELMILDDQLETYIIDVRTTEKFLGLKSIGDLAQKMVETKKDIVYPLVYRLITLALILPVVTATVERVFSSMNILKNRLRNRMGDQWMNDCLLVYIEKDIFNSFDNEVIMQRFQNMKTRRGRL; translated from the coding sequence ATGAAGAGGAATTTTAAAAGTATACAAAATTCCTCAACTTCTATAGGAAATAATgataaaattacaaaatcaaGTTATGCGGATGTCAACATAAATCTTGAAGATCTTGAAAGTGACCCAGGATTGAGAACACCAATTATGGACCATCCTTTAAAAATTCGTGATCAAGTTCGGCGAGTATATATGCAAAAAGGTCCTTGTCAATCTCACCTCAAGCCATTTCCATCGACAAAAGTTGGAACTCAATCAAGAGCATTCAACGGTGCTTGGTATAAGGAATTTCAAAATTGGCTTGAATATAGTGTATCAAAAGATGGTGCATTTTGTCTGTATTGTTATCTGTTTAAATCAAATTGCGGAGGACAATCAGGTGGTGATTCATTTGTTGGTCAAGGATTCAGAAATTTTAAAAATGGAAAAGCAAGACTTTATACTCATGTTGGAGGTCCATCTAGTGTTCACAATCAAGCTAGGAAAATGTGTGAAGCATTAATGAACGAAAAACAACATATTCAAACATTTTTTGAAAAACAATCAAAGCAAGCTCGTAGTGAGTATCGAAGTCGTTTGGAAGCAGTTGTTGATTGCATTCGTTTTTTATTGCGACAAGGGCTTGCTTTTCGTGGTGATGATGAATCTGGAGACTCGAGTAATCAAGGTAACTTTCTTGAGATTTTAAAATTTCTTGCTGATCATAATGAAGACATCAAAGCAGTTACATTGACAAATGCTCCTGAGAATTTAAAATTAACATCACCTGATATTCAGAAAGATATTGTGAGGGCTGCAGCTTTTGAAACACTTGATATCATTATTAAAGAAATTGGAGATGCGTTGTTTTCTATTTTAGTTGATGAATCTCGTGATATTTCAACTAAGGAGCAAATGGCTGTTGTGTTGCGATATGTAGATAAAGATGGGCGTGTGATTGAACGATTTGTGGGAATTGAACATGTGGCAAATACCACAGCTGTGTCACTTAAAGGTGCTATTGATAAATTATTTTCTAGATATGGATTAAGCATATCTAAATTGCGGGGACAAGGTTATGATGGGGCAAGCAATATGCAAGGAGAGTTCAGTGGTCTTAAAACTCTTATTTTGAATGAGAATCCATCAGCTTTTTATGTTCATTGTTTTGCTCACCAACTTCAACTTGCTCTTGTAGCTGTCGCAAAGAAACATATTCTAGTTGCTTATCTTTTTAGTGTGGTAACTATGGTGATAAATGTCGTTGGATGTTCTTCTAAGCGTTGTGATATTCTTAGAGAAAAGCAAGATGCTATTATTTCTGAAGCACTCAAGTGTGGTGAAATTTCAAGTGGAAGAGGGCTAAATCAAGAAACCCATCTTAAACGTCCCAGTGATACTCGTTGGGGTTCACATTATGCTACATTGGTAAGCTTGATTAACTTATTCTCCCCTATAACTAATGTTCTTCAAATAATAGTAGACGATGGGCGAGCAAACTCTGAACAAAGGTTTGAAGCAAGTAATTTATTGTCTTTGATGTTAACATTTGATTTTATATTCAGTCTACATTTAATGAAAGCATTGTTGGGAATAACAAATGAATTGCCAAAAGCACTACAGAGAAAAGATCAAGATATTGCAAATGCCATGAAATTAGTGGAAATTTGCAAGAAAAGATTACAAGCAATGAGAGACAATGAATGGGATTCCTTTCTTAATCAAGTCTCAACCTTTTGTGCTAAATATAATGTGGATGTTCCTGATATGGATGATACATTTGTTGCCCAAGGTCGATCACGACGCAAAACTCAAGAAATGACAAATTTACATCACTATCGTGTGGAATTCTTTTTTGTTGTTATTGATATCCAACTTCAAGAGCTAAATGAACGTTTCAATGAGGTAAACACCGAACTACTTCTTTGTTTAGCTTCTTTGTGTCCTGGTGATTCATTTGTAgcttttgacaaaaaaaatttgGTCCGGTTTGCTGAGTATTATCCCAAAGACTTTTCTACTTTTGAGCTTATGATACTCGATGATCAACTTGAAACTTACATTATTGATGTACGTACTACTGAGAAGTTCTTGGGTTTGAAAAGTATTGGAGATCTTGCTCAAAAAATGGTCGAGACAAAGAAAGATATTGTCTATCCACTGGTGTATCGACTTATTACATTGGCATTGATTCTACCTGTTGTTACTGCTACGGTGGAAAGAGTATTTTCTTctatgaatattttgaaaaatagattGCGTAATCGAATGGGAGATCAATGGATGAATGATTGTTTACTTGTGTACATTGAAAAAGACATTTTCAATAGCTTTGACAATGAAGTTATCATGCAACGATTTCAAAACATGAAAACCCGTCGAGGCagattgtaa